From the Gramella sp. Hel_I_59 genome, one window contains:
- a CDS encoding tyrosine-protein kinase produces the protein MSQTSKNPSTKDQNELNLRDEAEKYLRYWPWFVASVIFSLLIAYINLRYTVPIYSTSATIIIKDENSGGGSEFAMMQDLGMFSGMGSNSIENELGILKSRELMQDVMQSLNFTTSYYAEGNVRTTEIYQGSPLLVEILNKNSAKETLPNLQISKPVQGAITITNLSSQQSYKANLGEAFVIGETTLVVRDNSNGIDIENFNYYPLKVVFNNPVSLANSYRSQLQVKLEDYNSTLVNLGLNDPIKEKAQDILDQLIFEYNRQAIEDKNLVARNTAQFIDERLALITGELDSVESGKKEFKQDNNLTDIQSESQLFIESASEFNKKMQEIETQLELSRSMLNFMNQENDSDLLPSNLGLEGSGLNEYIAQYNELVLQRDRILAGSTEKNPVVINLNTQIEQLKSNIFSSIQNVQTNLQIARDDLNRQSAVIGGKISAVPGKEQEFRGIERQQNIKEALYLFLLQKREENSLTLAITAPKAKIVDSAYSSGTPVSPNKRSIYLTALLIGLGIPFAIVYLKNLLNNKVRTKEDITGSGLSIPIVGEIPRLAKGQNELIQENDRSVLAESFRLMHTNLQYFLAENSNEINQRATTIFVTSTVKGEGKTFIAFNLAKTLANTGKKVLIMGADLRNPQLQRFQEEAKSWLGVSNYLVDRNLHIQDLIKNSSIHPDLDILTSGSIPPNPSELLRSHRLEELFEQVKELYDYILVDTAPAMVVADTFLIGKHADLTLYSVRADYTERKLLNFIGDAKDDQKLKNAGLVLNSVKSANYGYGKYGYSYGYAYGVESQGFWEKLKTKLKS, from the coding sequence ATGTCCCAAACATCTAAAAATCCTTCAACCAAAGATCAAAATGAACTCAATCTCAGGGATGAAGCAGAAAAATATTTGAGATACTGGCCCTGGTTTGTCGCCTCGGTAATTTTCTCTTTGCTTATAGCTTATATTAACCTGCGTTACACCGTACCTATTTACAGTACTTCAGCAACCATTATCATCAAAGATGAGAACAGTGGAGGAGGTTCTGAATTTGCAATGATGCAGGATCTTGGAATGTTTAGTGGAATGGGATCAAACAGCATTGAGAATGAACTGGGGATTCTGAAAAGTAGAGAATTGATGCAGGATGTAATGCAAAGTCTCAATTTTACTACTTCCTATTATGCTGAAGGTAATGTGCGAACTACAGAAATATATCAGGGAAGCCCATTATTAGTAGAAATCCTCAATAAAAATTCTGCGAAGGAAACACTGCCTAACCTGCAAATCTCAAAACCGGTTCAGGGGGCCATCACGATCACTAATCTTTCTAGTCAACAAAGTTATAAGGCAAATTTAGGAGAAGCATTTGTGATTGGAGAAACTACACTGGTAGTACGCGATAATTCTAATGGAATTGATATTGAGAATTTCAATTATTATCCCTTAAAAGTTGTTTTTAATAATCCCGTAAGTCTTGCAAATTCGTATCGTTCTCAATTGCAGGTGAAACTGGAGGATTACAATTCTACGTTGGTTAATTTAGGATTAAACGATCCCATTAAAGAGAAGGCGCAGGATATTCTGGATCAACTAATTTTTGAATATAACCGGCAGGCTATTGAAGATAAAAACCTGGTAGCAAGAAATACTGCACAATTCATAGATGAAAGGCTGGCTTTGATAACCGGTGAACTCGACTCTGTAGAAAGCGGGAAAAAAGAATTTAAACAGGATAATAATCTTACTGATATACAGTCTGAATCTCAATTATTTATTGAAAGCGCGAGCGAGTTCAATAAGAAAATGCAGGAAATCGAGACTCAACTGGAATTGAGCAGATCTATGCTGAATTTTATGAATCAGGAGAATGATTCAGATCTACTACCATCCAATCTTGGGCTTGAAGGATCGGGACTCAACGAATACATTGCTCAATATAATGAACTGGTGTTGCAAAGAGACAGGATCCTGGCGGGTTCTACGGAAAAGAACCCGGTTGTTATCAATCTGAATACTCAAATTGAACAATTAAAGAGTAATATTTTCAGTAGTATTCAAAACGTACAGACTAATCTACAAATTGCCAGAGATGATCTCAACCGGCAATCTGCAGTAATAGGTGGAAAGATTTCCGCAGTACCTGGCAAAGAGCAGGAGTTTCGGGGTATTGAAAGACAACAGAATATTAAGGAAGCACTTTATCTATTTCTATTACAGAAAAGAGAAGAGAATAGTCTTACACTAGCAATCACTGCACCTAAAGCTAAGATCGTAGACTCCGCATATAGTTCGGGCACTCCGGTTTCTCCAAACAAACGTAGTATTTACCTAACGGCCCTTTTGATAGGATTGGGAATTCCATTTGCGATAGTTTATCTTAAGAACTTACTTAATAATAAAGTTCGTACTAAAGAGGATATTACAGGTAGCGGACTTAGTATTCCAATCGTTGGTGAGATTCCAAGACTTGCCAAAGGTCAGAATGAACTAATACAGGAGAATGACCGCTCTGTACTGGCTGAATCATTTAGATTGATGCATACGAACTTGCAGTATTTCCTGGCAGAAAATTCGAATGAGATCAATCAAAGAGCGACTACGATCTTTGTGACTTCCACAGTAAAAGGAGAGGGTAAAACATTTATTGCTTTTAACCTGGCTAAAACACTGGCTAATACCGGGAAAAAGGTGCTTATTATGGGAGCAGATCTTAGAAATCCACAGTTACAGAGATTTCAGGAAGAGGCGAAATCCTGGTTGGGTGTAAGTAACTATCTGGTAGATCGTAATCTGCATATTCAGGATTTGATCAAAAATTCAAGTATACATCCAGATCTGGACATTTTAACTTCTGGTAGTATTCCTCCCAATCCTTCAGAATTACTAAGAAGTCATAGACTGGAAGAATTGTTCGAACAGGTGAAAGAATTATACGATTATATTCTAGTTGATACGGCTCCAGCGATGGTAGTGGCAGATACCTTTCTTATTGGCAAACATGCCGATCTCACGCTATATTCTGTAAGAGCTGATTATACGGAGAGGAAATTGCTAAACTTTATTGGGGATGCAAAAGACGATCAAAAACTAAAAAATGCCGGCTTAGTATTGAATAGCGTAAAATCTGCGAATTATGGATATGGTAAGTATGGGTATTCTTATGGTTATGCCTACGGAGTTGAATCACAAGGCTTCTGGGAGAAATTGAAAACAAAACTGAAGTCTTAG
- a CDS encoding polysaccharide biosynthesis/export family protein, translated as MIRRLFFSICLLGILSSCVSKKNISYFQGLNQVHELHPDNNLEIQPDDVLTIRVSAPEQEAALPFNLTKSVGSMAGGASVANVELETYLVANDGTIQFPVLGKVVVEGYTNQELSLKMKELLEVYVQDPIVNVRILNFQISVLGEVRSPGTFSIQDDHISLSKALGLAGDIPLSGDRTNVLVMRQDNNKIVHEYLDLTNPEILESPFYNLQQNDVVYIDPNGPKRQTAGYLGTASTYLSIFSVIISLVILLTN; from the coding sequence ATGATTCGTAGACTTTTTTTCTCCATCTGCCTGTTAGGCATATTAAGCTCTTGTGTTAGTAAAAAGAATATCTCATATTTTCAAGGGTTAAATCAGGTTCATGAACTACATCCCGATAATAATCTGGAGATACAACCAGATGATGTGTTGACGATCAGGGTTTCTGCTCCAGAACAGGAAGCGGCACTGCCTTTTAACCTAACCAAATCTGTAGGGAGTATGGCTGGAGGAGCATCTGTAGCCAATGTGGAATTGGAGACTTACCTGGTCGCAAATGATGGAACTATTCAATTTCCTGTTCTTGGGAAGGTAGTAGTAGAAGGCTATACCAATCAGGAACTATCTCTGAAGATGAAAGAACTTCTTGAGGTTTATGTTCAGGATCCCATTGTAAATGTTCGTATTCTGAATTTTCAGATCAGTGTTCTGGGAGAGGTGAGAAGCCCGGGAACTTTTAGTATTCAGGATGATCATATTAGTCTTTCCAAAGCATTGGGACTTGCGGGGGATATTCCATTGAGTGGAGATAGAACAAATGTGTTGGTAATGCGGCAGGACAACAATAAAATTGTACATGAATATCTGGATCTAACTAATCCTGAAATACTGGAATCACCATTTTATAATTTGCAACAAAACGATGTTGTTTATATAGATCCTAACGGTCCTAAAAGACAAACCGCTGGTTATCTGGGAACAGCTTCCACTTACCTGTCCATATTTTCAGTAATAATTTCCTTAGTAATTTTACTTACCAATTAG
- a CDS encoding MraY family glycosyltransferase, with product MNILDQEVILELFKSYYGFFTAGTFLLAFILTWYFIPKVLWVTKEKQLVKEINHRSSHQIEVPSFGGVAFFLVLILIISILQSLRITYTGNHLIIGLTFLFMAGLKDDLVVSSARLKFVSQVFAAGFIIFSPELELTNLHGFLGITEIPYWLGYILKLFVVIALINAYNLIDGIDGLAGIAGIVICTSFAVMFYLISEPYFVLISVTVVGLLAAFLRYNFSRGHRKIFMGDGGSLTIGFLIAFLALKLLVRDNSATLLEEGFMPENRVLFLIAILFLPVYDTGRVILIRLSQGNTPFEADRNHLHHVLLDNKLSHKQASVLLGFINVLIIGLFMMLSKIINSVYLSLIMLALFVLIALVFEYLRKNRKYRVLSTRLTKKGIKVQIRGLIKNMNF from the coding sequence ATGAATATTTTAGATCAGGAGGTCATCCTCGAACTTTTCAAAAGCTATTACGGTTTTTTTACGGCAGGTACTTTCCTGCTTGCCTTTATCCTTACCTGGTATTTTATTCCTAAAGTACTTTGGGTAACTAAAGAAAAACAATTGGTAAAGGAAATCAATCATCGCAGTTCTCATCAAATAGAAGTACCTTCCTTTGGAGGAGTAGCTTTTTTCCTGGTGCTAATACTTATCATAAGTATTCTGCAAAGCCTGCGTATCACCTACACAGGAAACCATCTTATTATAGGTCTTACTTTTCTATTTATGGCGGGATTAAAGGATGATTTGGTGGTTTCTTCGGCCAGATTAAAATTTGTAAGTCAGGTGTTTGCGGCTGGATTTATTATTTTTTCACCAGAGTTGGAGTTAACTAATTTACATGGATTTTTGGGTATCACTGAAATACCTTATTGGTTAGGGTATATTTTAAAATTGTTTGTGGTAATCGCATTGATTAATGCGTATAACCTGATAGATGGTATAGATGGTCTGGCGGGAATTGCCGGGATCGTAATATGTACTTCCTTTGCCGTGATGTTCTACCTTATCTCAGAACCATATTTTGTTCTAATTAGCGTTACCGTAGTAGGCTTACTTGCAGCATTTTTGCGCTACAATTTTTCACGAGGTCATCGCAAGATCTTTATGGGTGACGGAGGCTCCCTTACCATTGGTTTTTTAATAGCCTTCCTTGCTCTGAAACTACTAGTAAGAGATAACTCTGCAACATTACTGGAGGAGGGTTTTATGCCAGAAAATCGTGTATTATTTCTTATAGCTATTTTATTTCTACCTGTTTATGATACTGGAAGAGTCATCCTTATAAGACTTTCCCAGGGAAATACTCCTTTTGAAGCTGATAGAAATCATCTACATCATGTGTTATTAGACAATAAGTTAAGTCATAAGCAGGCCAGTGTATTGCTTGGTTTTATTAATGTTCTAATTATTGGATTGTTTATGATGCTTAGTAAGATTATCAACAGCGTTTATTTGAGTCTCATCATGCTGGCTCTATTCGTGTTAATAGCTTTAGTATTCGAATACCTTCGGAAAAATCGCAAGTACCGGGTGCTTTCAACACGATTAACGAAGAAAGGTATTAAAGTGCAGATTCGCGGACTTATCAAAAATATGAATTTCTAA
- a CDS encoding glycosyltransferase family 2 protein: protein MKVTIITATYNSADNIFTAMKSIATQSYLNIEWVVIDGGSSDKTLDIIKGNYSRELKIISEKDQGIYDALNKGIKLASGDIIGFVHSDDFLASPEIISEMVQTFRDRKVDGVYGDLEYVSKSDTSKRIRFWKSEQFFSKLLRKGWMPAHPTLFLRSEVYQKHGHFNLKYRIAADYDFILRVFSDSSLSFKYIPEVLTKMRVGGASNRSLKNIKLKSMEDLRALKTNKITNPYSVLLQKNLSKISQFF, encoded by the coding sequence GTGAAAGTTACAATCATCACCGCAACCTATAACAGCGCAGATAATATTTTTACTGCAATGAAATCTATCGCCACCCAATCCTATCTGAATATAGAATGGGTGGTAATCGATGGCGGTTCCAGCGATAAAACCCTCGATATTATTAAGGGAAACTATAGCAGGGAGCTAAAAATTATATCAGAGAAAGACCAGGGAATTTATGATGCCTTAAATAAAGGGATCAAACTCGCCAGTGGTGATATCATTGGTTTTGTGCATTCGGATGATTTTTTAGCTTCGCCGGAAATAATTTCTGAAATGGTTCAGACTTTTAGAGATAGAAAAGTTGACGGAGTGTATGGTGATCTGGAATACGTAAGCAAATCTGATACTAGCAAAAGAATAAGATTCTGGAAAAGTGAACAGTTCTTTTCGAAGTTGTTACGAAAGGGCTGGATGCCGGCTCATCCCACCTTGTTTCTGAGAAGTGAAGTTTATCAAAAACACGGTCACTTTAATTTAAAGTATCGTATCGCTGCCGACTATGATTTTATTCTGAGGGTATTTTCAGATTCAAGCTTAAGCTTTAAGTATATACCAGAAGTTCTTACGAAAATGAGAGTGGGTGGGGCAAGTAACCGAAGTCTTAAAAACATCAAGCTAAAATCCATGGAAGATCTTAGGGCTTTAAAGACTAATAAGATTACGAATCCTTACAGCGTTCTTCTCCAAAAGAACTTATCAAAGATTTCCCAGTTTTTTTAG
- a CDS encoding WcaF family extracellular polysaccharide biosynthesis acetyltransferase yields the protein MQTDLSSYKNDWYKPGSKLKMLLWYLTNVLFFQNSLNPSSELNVALLKLFGAKIGEGVVIKPGVNIKYPWKLEIGNHTWIGEKVWIDNLGEVKIGSNVCISQGAMLLCGNHNYKKLTFDLIVQNITLEDGVWIGAQSVVCPGVICKSHSILSVSSVANKNLEAYKVYQGNPAVKVRPRIMDEIATSANAS from the coding sequence ATGCAAACAGATCTATCCTCTTATAAAAACGACTGGTATAAACCTGGAAGCAAATTAAAAATGCTCCTTTGGTATTTGACTAACGTACTCTTTTTTCAGAATTCCTTAAATCCTTCTTCGGAGTTAAATGTGGCATTATTAAAGTTATTTGGAGCTAAAATAGGTGAAGGAGTCGTGATAAAGCCAGGGGTAAATATTAAATATCCCTGGAAACTGGAAATTGGGAACCACACATGGATAGGAGAGAAAGTCTGGATAGATAATTTAGGCGAAGTGAAGATTGGTAGTAATGTTTGTATTTCCCAGGGAGCTATGTTGCTTTGCGGGAACCACAACTATAAAAAACTAACTTTCGATCTGATAGTACAGAATATTACACTGGAAGATGGGGTATGGATCGGGGCGCAGTCTGTGGTTTGTCCCGGGGTAATTTGTAAGAGTCATAGCATTCTTTCTGTGAGTTCAGTGGCTAACAAAAATCTGGAGGCTTATAAAGTTTATCAGGGGAATCCTGCTGTTAAGGTTAGACCTCGAATAATGGATGAGATTGCCACATCGGCTAATGCCTCTTAG
- a CDS encoding UDP-glucuronic acid decarboxylase family protein, with translation MKKILITGGAGFVGSHLCKRLLNEGNEIICLDNYFTGSKKNVIELLDNPYFELVRHDITEPYYAEVDEIYNLACPASPVHYQYNPIKTIKTSVMGAINTLGLAKRVKAKILQASTSEVYGDPAVHPQPESYWGNVNPIGTRSCYDEGKRCAETLFMDYYLQNQVKIKIIRIFNTYGPNMNPEDGRVVSNFIVQALKGEDITIFGDGTQTRSFQYVDDLVEGMIRMMNSRDGFIGPVNLGNPGEFTMIELAEKIIELTGSSSKLIHLDLPKDDPTQRRPVIDLAKKELNGWEPKVHLEEGLIKTIAYFKNLLDEEGKISPKVLN, from the coding sequence ATGAAAAAAATTCTAATTACCGGTGGTGCTGGTTTTGTCGGTTCACACTTATGTAAAAGATTATTAAATGAGGGTAACGAAATCATCTGCCTTGATAATTATTTTACTGGGAGTAAAAAAAATGTTATCGAATTACTCGATAATCCTTACTTTGAATTGGTGCGACATGACATTACCGAACCTTATTATGCTGAAGTAGATGAGATCTATAATCTAGCCTGTCCTGCGTCACCGGTACATTACCAGTACAATCCTATCAAGACGATCAAAACTTCAGTTATGGGTGCCATAAACACTCTTGGTCTTGCTAAACGGGTCAAAGCGAAGATCTTGCAGGCAAGTACCAGTGAAGTCTATGGAGATCCTGCCGTTCATCCACAGCCGGAATCTTATTGGGGAAATGTAAATCCAATTGGAACCAGGTCTTGTTATGATGAAGGCAAGCGTTGCGCAGAAACCTTGTTTATGGATTATTATCTGCAAAACCAGGTTAAAATTAAGATCATCAGGATCTTTAATACGTATGGACCTAATATGAATCCGGAAGATGGGCGTGTGGTGTCCAATTTTATCGTTCAGGCTTTAAAAGGTGAGGATATTACCATTTTTGGAGACGGTACTCAAACCAGAAGTTTTCAATATGTAGATGATTTGGTGGAGGGAATGATTAGAATGATGAATAGTAGGGATGGTTTTATAGGTCCGGTAAACCTGGGTAACCCGGGAGAATTTACCATGATCGAGTTAGCAGAAAAAATCATAGAACTCACAGGCTCCTCTTCGAAACTTATTCATTTAGATCTTCCCAAAGATGATCCTACTCAAAGAAGACCGGTTATTGATCTTGCCAAAAAAGAACTTAACGGATGGGAACCAAAAGTTCATCTTGAAGAAGGACTTATCAAGACCATAGCTTACTTTAAAAATCTATTAGATGAGGAAGGGAAGATAAGTCCCAAAGTTTTGAACTAA
- a CDS encoding glycosyltransferase family 4 protein: MPEKKKILIFIDWFLPGYKAGGPIQSVVNLINHLGHAYDFDVVTSNKDLGEVAAYPNITFNEWIERENCRVIYLDERNQNLKRYREILREKQYDSVYFNSLFSVNYTLKPLLVLRNFKVKLILAPRGMLGEGALNIKPLKKKVFLKLFRSFGFSSKINWHATAASEATEIKQHFGEDSKVRIATNLSAVMANDFPEKKKDEGFLNLFFLSRISKKKNLKAALQYLSSVNNLYNINFSIIGPVEEEKYWQECLEIVDDLPKNIRVKNIGAVPNHHLKEELKDQHFMLLPTFHENFGHVIMESWQNACPVIISNNTPWEQLEQKKIGFDIPLEQEEQFIKAIEKVTAMDQAEYNDWSKAAFDFAKEYCNDPKAIEASRQLFE; the protein is encoded by the coding sequence ATGCCTGAAAAGAAGAAAATCCTTATTTTTATAGACTGGTTCCTACCCGGTTATAAGGCGGGTGGTCCAATACAGTCAGTGGTGAATTTAATCAACCACCTTGGCCATGCATATGACTTTGATGTGGTGACTTCTAATAAAGACCTGGGAGAAGTTGCTGCTTATCCAAATATTACTTTTAATGAATGGATTGAAAGAGAAAATTGCCGGGTAATCTATTTGGATGAGAGAAACCAAAATTTAAAGCGCTACCGTGAAATCTTAAGAGAGAAGCAGTATGACTCTGTCTATTTCAACTCCCTTTTTTCGGTAAACTATACACTGAAACCGCTACTGGTTTTGAGAAATTTTAAAGTCAAATTAATTTTGGCTCCCCGAGGAATGTTGGGAGAAGGAGCTTTGAATATAAAGCCGTTAAAAAAGAAAGTCTTTTTAAAGCTTTTCCGAAGTTTCGGTTTTAGCAGTAAGATAAACTGGCACGCCACCGCTGCTTCTGAAGCAACAGAAATAAAGCAGCACTTTGGTGAGGATTCTAAAGTTCGTATAGCAACAAACCTTTCCGCGGTTATGGCTAATGATTTTCCGGAGAAAAAGAAAGATGAGGGATTTTTAAATTTATTCTTTTTATCGCGAATCAGTAAGAAAAAGAACCTTAAAGCTGCCCTTCAGTATCTATCAAGTGTAAACAATTTGTATAATATTAATTTTAGCATAATTGGTCCGGTAGAAGAAGAAAAGTACTGGCAGGAGTGCTTGGAAATTGTTGATGATTTACCGAAAAATATCAGGGTAAAAAATATTGGAGCAGTTCCTAATCACCATTTAAAGGAAGAATTAAAAGATCAGCATTTTATGTTGCTGCCGACTTTTCACGAGAACTTTGGGCACGTGATCATGGAATCCTGGCAAAATGCATGTCCGGTAATTATTTCTAATAATACTCCATGGGAACAACTGGAGCAAAAGAAGATTGGTTTTGATATTCCTTTAGAACAGGAAGAACAATTTATAAAAGCGATAGAAAAAGTAACCGCAATGGATCAGGCTGAATACAATGACTGGTCAAAAGCTGCATTTGATTTTGCTAAAGAATATTGTAATGATCCTAAGGCGATAGAGGCAAGTAGACAATTGTTCGAATGA
- a CDS encoding glycosyltransferase family 1 protein has protein sequence MSEKYLTLIFRKRLPQFNSIEEIFLQLLEQFKKQLDVHHVEVPNSGADPLSACKNLHFIHRNKSNINHITGHINYGSLALGKKGILTIHDIGSAFYGGSIHKLYIRIFWFWLPALMVRKITVISHFSKKELSELIPFAKNKIVVIHNPVNSALQYCPKPFNKENPLVLHIGTKSNKNLERTIEALEGIKCRFLVIGELSQRQLALLENNRIDYYNRMHISFTEIKAAYEECDLVSFVSLYEGFGMPVIEAQAVGRPVLTSAIEPLKEVAGDAACMVNPTEVRDIRKGLLRIMKEGKYREELVRKGQENVKRFQLKNIADQYLALYKEITNA, from the coding sequence ATGTCGGAAAAATATCTAACACTAATTTTTAGAAAACGCCTTCCACAATTCAACAGCATTGAAGAGATTTTTCTACAACTGCTGGAACAATTTAAAAAGCAACTTGATGTACATCATGTTGAGGTACCGAATTCAGGAGCAGATCCCTTAAGTGCTTGTAAAAATCTTCACTTTATACATAGGAATAAAAGTAACATCAACCATATTACAGGCCATATTAATTATGGCTCCCTGGCTTTAGGAAAAAAAGGAATTCTAACTATACATGATATTGGTTCTGCTTTTTACGGCGGAAGTATTCATAAATTATACATAAGGATATTTTGGTTTTGGCTTCCGGCTTTAATGGTTAGAAAAATTACTGTCATTTCCCATTTTTCTAAAAAAGAATTAAGTGAATTAATTCCTTTTGCTAAAAATAAGATAGTGGTAATTCACAACCCGGTAAATTCTGCATTACAATATTGCCCAAAACCTTTTAACAAAGAGAATCCATTAGTACTTCATATAGGTACGAAATCTAATAAAAATCTGGAGCGCACTATTGAGGCATTGGAAGGGATTAAGTGCAGATTCTTAGTAATTGGTGAACTTTCTCAAAGGCAACTTGCATTACTCGAGAACAATAGAATAGACTATTACAACAGAATGCATATTTCCTTTACAGAAATTAAAGCAGCCTATGAAGAATGTGATCTGGTGAGTTTCGTTTCTCTCTATGAAGGATTTGGAATGCCGGTTATTGAGGCCCAGGCAGTAGGAAGGCCTGTACTTACCTCCGCCATAGAACCATTAAAAGAAGTAGCGGGTGATGCAGCCTGTATGGTAAATCCAACAGAAGTTCGGGATATTCGAAAAGGGCTTTTAAGAATTATGAAAGAAGGTAAATATCGGGAAGAGCTTGTAAGAAAGGGACAGGAAAACGTTAAACGTTTTCAACTAAAGAACATAGCAGATCAGTATTTAGCATTGTATAAAGAGATCACAAATGCCTGA
- a CDS encoding glycosyltransferase family 4 protein: protein MKNRLAVVITHPIQYYAPMFRLLAEEPDIEVKVFYTWSQAKEKVKDKTFGKDIQWDIPLLNDYNYEFVENFSKSPGSNKWNGIENPELIKKIKEFHPGAILVFGWNMKSHFKVMKYFKGKVPVWFRGDSTLLDETKGLKTLARRLVLKYVYNNIDKAFYVGRESKRYFLAHGLKEKELVFAPHAIDNDRFFDATGEYELLAKDWRGELGYTNEDIVILFAGKFEQKKNPLLLVNAIKSLHDENESNLKLLLLGNGPLEAEIDTAIRDCSFIKKLPFQNQSKMPVVYRIADIFCLPSKGPGETWGLAVNEAMACSRPVLVSDKVGCAPDLVQNNNVGEIFESGNLEDLKIKLRKMYQTNLKSTGKNAKEVIAEWNFNKISEAIKSELQ from the coding sequence ATGAAAAATAGGCTTGCAGTAGTTATTACTCATCCAATTCAATATTATGCTCCAATGTTCAGATTACTGGCAGAAGAACCGGATATTGAAGTGAAGGTTTTTTATACCTGGTCTCAGGCTAAGGAAAAAGTAAAGGACAAGACTTTTGGAAAAGATATACAGTGGGATATTCCTTTGTTAAATGACTATAACTACGAATTTGTTGAGAATTTCTCTAAAAGCCCGGGAAGTAATAAATGGAACGGGATAGAAAATCCCGAGCTTATTAAAAAAATTAAAGAATTCCATCCCGGGGCGATCCTGGTCTTTGGATGGAATATGAAGAGTCATTTCAAAGTAATGAAATACTTTAAAGGTAAAGTCCCGGTTTGGTTTAGGGGTGATTCTACTTTGTTAGATGAGACTAAAGGATTAAAAACTCTGGCCAGACGCCTTGTACTCAAATATGTTTATAATAACATTGATAAGGCATTTTATGTAGGCCGGGAAAGCAAAAGATATTTTTTAGCTCATGGTTTAAAGGAAAAAGAACTCGTGTTTGCACCTCATGCAATAGATAATGATAGGTTTTTTGACGCTACAGGAGAATATGAATTATTAGCAAAAGATTGGAGGGGGGAACTTGGTTACACCAATGAAGATATCGTTATTTTATTTGCCGGGAAGTTCGAGCAAAAGAAGAATCCATTACTTCTAGTAAATGCTATAAAAAGTCTACATGACGAAAACGAATCCAATTTGAAATTGCTTTTATTGGGAAATGGTCCTTTGGAAGCCGAAATTGACACTGCAATAAGAGACTGCTCTTTTATAAAAAAACTTCCTTTTCAAAATCAGTCCAAAATGCCGGTTGTATATCGAATCGCAGATATTTTTTGTCTTCCGTCTAAGGGACCTGGAGAGACCTGGGGCTTGGCGGTGAATGAAGCTATGGCTTGTTCCCGACCAGTATTGGTTAGTGACAAGGTTGGATGTGCACCTGATCTAGTACAAAATAATAACGTAGGTGAAATATTTGAATCCGGTAATTTGGAAGATCTAAAAATTAAGCTCCGCAAAATGTACCAGACGAATTTAAAATCGACAGGGAAAAATGCTAAAGAGGTCATCGCAGAATGGAACTTTAATAAGATCTCTGAAGCAATTAAATCTGAACTTCAGTAA